The Rhododendron vialii isolate Sample 1 chromosome 6a, ASM3025357v1 genome includes a window with the following:
- the LOC131328716 gene encoding uncharacterized protein LOC131328716: MTEVLVELKTLSKGFRRWYGQDLILLRARPKKLGLFLISGTAYVHGLKHALGNFVLIMDADLLHHTIDRILLRKLTRENNASAALHSFALDLLMQEVVKDMRHKAPNSKWSCELLLFFSHISKRYVTGTRAALYSKQMENG, encoded by the exons ATGACTGAAGTCCTGGTGGAACTAAAAACCTTGTCAAAAGGTTTTAGGAGGTGGTATGGACAAGATCTTATT CTGTTGAGGGCTAGACCCAAGAAACTCGGATTAT TTTTAATTTCAGGGACTGCTTATGTTCACGGTTTGAAGCATGCCTTGGGCAATTTTGTCCTAATCATGGACGCGGACTTATTGCACCAT ACAATCGATCGAATTTTACTCCGTAAACTTACAAGAGAAAACAACGCTTCCGCCGCACTCCATTCCTTTGCACTCGACTTGCTAATGCAAGAGGTCGTCAAAGATATGCGTCATAAAGCGCCCAACAGCAAATGGAGTTGTgagcttcttctcttcttttcccatATCTCCAAAAGATATGTCACAGGAACGAGAGCTGCTTTGTACTCAAAGCAGATGGAAAATGGGTGA